From Vidua macroura isolate BioBank_ID:100142 chromosome 5, ASM2450914v1, whole genome shotgun sequence, the proteins below share one genomic window:
- the ELFN2 gene encoding protein phosphatase 1 regulatory subunit 29, which yields MRAPLQTMLCLGLWATALLCLFSPGTVRGDCWLIEGDKGYVWLAICSQNQPPYETIPQHINSTVHDLRLNENKLKVVLYSSLNRFGNLTDLNLTKNEISYIEDGAFMGQSNLQVLQLGYNKLTNLTEGMLRGMARLQFLFVQHNLIELVTPTAFSECPSLISIDLSSNRLSRLEGNTFTSLSNLMVCELAGNPFNCDCSLYGFLNWLALFNNVTKNYDRLQCETPREFAGYPLLVPRPHHNRNAITIFQSMCRGGTIPSLSRVNPTPYTPDSQRDLDEGSAISPGDFLSVKPPASSTTDSSFSPSIKLHDVTITSAILMVTIPMPYSKMYVLVQYNNSYVSDIATLKSKKEYVTVNKLKAHTDYTFCVASIRNNRRYNHTCLTFATRSKGREDPISSTSTTTHYIMTTLGCLFGMVIVLGVVYYCLRKRRMQEEKQKSLNVKKTILEMRYGSDIDTSTMVHPSQKLGEPPVIPVSRMSSIPSMIGEKLPPSKSMDAGMETPKVTTKGNYIEVRTGGGDGLERTQRDEDLRELDNGQGSAAEISTIAKEVDKVNQIINNCIDALKLDTASFLGGGTGVDSDMAFECQSIPAGSSSGLERPSFLSPPYKESSHHPLQRQLSADAAVARKTCSVSSSGSIKSAKVFSLDVPDHPPLSKSDSKYIEKGSPLNSPLDRLPLVSPSAIHHLEVKPSYHCSEHRHSFPALYYEESADTLSQRVSFLKPLSRSKRDSTYSQLSPRHYFSGYSSSPEYSSESTHKIWERFRPYKKHHREEVYMAAGHALRKKVQFAKDEDLHDILDYWKGVSAQQKL from the coding sequence ATGAGGGCACCACTGCAGACCATGCTGTGCCTGGGGTTGTGGGcaactgccctgctctgcttgtTTTCCCCTGGCACCGTGCGGGGTGACTGCTGGCTGATTGAGGGGGACAAAGGGTATGTGTGGCTGGCCATCTGCAGCCAGAATCAGCCCCCCTATGAGACCATCCCTCAGCATATCAACAGCACGGTGCACGACTTGCGTCTGAATGAGAACAAGCTCAAAGTGGTGCTGTACTCCTCCCTCAACCGCTTCGGCAACCTGACTGATTTGAACCTGACCAAGAATGAGATCTCCTACATTGAGGATGGGGCTTTCATGGGTCAGTCAAACCTCCAGGTCCTACAGCTGGGCTACAACAAACTCACCAACCTGACAGAGGGCATGTTGCGGGGTATGGCCCGCCTCCAGTTCCTCTTTGTGCAGCATAACCTAATTGAGCTGGTCACCCCTACTGCCTTCTCTGAGTGCCCCAGCTTGATTAGCATTGACCTGTCATCCAACCGCCTCAGCCGTCTGGAGGGCAACACTTTCACCAGCTTGAGCAACCTGATGGTGTGTGAGCTGGCTGGCAACCCCTTCAACTGCGACTGTAGCCTCTATGGCTTTCTTAACTGGCTGGCTCTCTTCAACAACGTCACCAAGAACTATGACCGCCTCCAGTGTGAGACTCCACGGGAGTTTGCTGGGTATCCGCTTCTGGTGCCTCGGCCTCACCACAACCGCAATGCCATCACCATCTTCCAGTCCATGTGCAGAGGGGGCACCATCCCCTCCCTCTCCAGGGTCAACCCAACACCTTACACCCCTGACTCCCAGCGAGATCTGGATGAGGGGTCAGCCATCAGCCCTGGGGATTTCCTCTCAGTCAAGCCTCCAGCCTCTTCCACCACTGACTCCTCCTTCAGTCCCAGTATCAAGTTACATGATGTCACAATCACTTCAGCCATCCTGATGGTCACCATCCCCATGCCCTACAGTAAGATGTATGTGCTGGTCCAATACAACAACAGCTATGTTTCTGACATAGCAACACTGAAGAGCAAGAAGGAATATGTCACTGTCAACAAGCTGAAGGCCCACACAGATTATACATTCTGCGTGGCCTCTATCCGCAACAACAGGCGTTACAACCACACTTGCCTGACCTTTGCAACCCGGAGCAAAGGCAGGGAGGATCCTATTTCCAGTACTTCCACCACTACACACTATATTATGACCACCCTGGGTTGCCTCTTTGGGATGGTCATTGTCCTGGGGGTGGTGTACTACTGCCTGCGGAAGCGGAGGATGCAGGAGGAGAAACAGAAGTCACTCAATGTCAAAAAGACCATTCTAGAAATGCGTTATGGATCAGATATTGATACCAGTACCATGGTCCATCCTTCCCAGAAGCTGGGTGAGCCACCTGTCATTCCTGTCTCACGGATGTCCTCCATCCCTTCCATGATTGGGGAGAAGTTGCCCCCATCAAAGTCAATGGATGCTGGGATGGAGACTCCTAAAGTCACCACTAAAGGTAACTACATTGAGGTGAGGACAGGTGGTGGGGATGGGCTGGAGAGAACCCAGCGAGATGAGGACCTGAGGGAGCTTGACAACGGGCAAGGCTCAGCTGCTGAGATCTCTACTATAGCCAAGGAGGTGGACAAGGTCAACCAGATCATCAACAACTGTATTGATGCCCTCAAGCTGGACACAGCATCTTTCCTGGGTGGTGGGACTGGTGTTGACTCAGATATGGCCTTTGAGTGCCAGTCCATCCCAGCTGGTTCCTCGAGTGGGCTAGAGCGGCCCAGCTTTCTTTCCCCACCCTACAAGGAAAGCTCCCACCACCCTTTGCAGCGCCAGCTCAGTGCTGATGCTGCTGTGGCCAGAAAGACCTGCAGTGTCTCCTCTAGTGGCTCCATCAAGAGCGCCAAGGTCTTCAGCTTGGATGTGCCTGACCACCCACCACTCAGCAAGTCTGACTCCAAATACATTGAGAAGGGCAGCCCACTAAACAGCCCTTTGGATCGTCTTCCCTTGGTGTCTCCGAGCGCCATCCACCACTTGGAGGTCAAGCCTTCTTACCATTGCAGTGAGCACCGTCACTCCTTCCCGGCCCTCTACTATGAGGAAAGTGCTGACACCTTGAGCCAGCGGGTGTCATTCCTCAAGCCACTGTCCCGGTCCAAGCGAGATTCCACATactcccagctctcccccaGACACTACTTCTCGGGCTACTCCTCCAGCCCCGAGTACTCCTCAGAGAGCACCCACAAGATCTGGGAGCGATTCCGGCCTTATAAGAAGCATCACAGGGAGGAGGTTTACATGGCAGCTGGGCATGCCCTGCGGAAGAAAGTTCAATTTGCCAAGGACGAGGATCTGCATGACATCCTGGATTACTGGAAAGGAGTCTCTGCTCAGCAGAAGCTGTGA